The Kiritimatiellia bacterium DNA segment GCCGGCGAGCCGGACGACCGGCTGCGCCGGCTGGCGGTGCGCAATCTGTTGGACATCCAGGTCGAGGACGTGATCCGCACCAGCGCGCAGCGTCTGGAGAAGGAGCGGCCGGACTCGGTCGAGGCCGTGATGAGCGCGTCGCGACGCATGGTCGACGGCAGCGAGGAACTGCGCGCGATGGTCGCGCCTCTGCATGCGTTTCTGTTTCAGCGGGTGTACTTTCATCCAGCGGTCGCGCGCGCGAACGAGGAGGCGGTTCGGCTGATGCGTCGCCTGTTCATGCACTACTTGGAACATCCGGAGACGATGGGTCGCAAGGCCCGCGCGCGAATCGCCACCGAGGGGCTCTGGCGCACGGTTTGCGATTACATCGCGGGGATGACGGACCGCTACGCGCTGGAGGAATACCAGCGGTTTGGTCTGGACGCCGGTCGGCCGGCGTGACGGCTCCGCGCAGGGAGGGCATCGCGATGATTCGGGAGCTCATCGGGCGGCTGGCGGCGGGTGGGCGGCTCACGCGGGAGGAGGCGCGGACGGTGATGCGCGAGATTATGGCGGGCGAGGCGACGCCCGCGCAGATCGCCGCATATCTCACCGCGTTGCGGATCCGTGGGGAGACCGCGGAAGTGATCGCCGGCAGCGCGGAGGCGATGCGTGAGTGCTTCACTGCGATCCGTGCGCCGCACGACCGGGTGGTGGACACCTGTGGCACGGGGGGCGATGGTGCGAAGACCTTCAACATTTCGACTGCCGCGGCGTTCGTTGCCGCCGGCGCCGGTGCGACGGTCGCGAAGCATGGCAACCGCAGCGTATCCAGCGCCTGCGGAAGCGCGGACGTGCTGGCCGCGCTCGGCGTGAACCTCGACCTGTCGCCGGACCGGGTGGAGCGGTGTCTTGCAGAAACGGGGATCGCCTTTCTGTTTGCGCCGCTGCTGCATCCGGCGATGAAGCACGCGATTGGACCGCGGCGCGAAATCGGGATCCGCACCGTCTTCAACATTCTGGGGCCGCTCTCGAACCCGGCAGGCGCTCGGCGCGGTGTGCTAGGCGTCTACGACGCGCAACTCGTTGGTCTGCTCGCAGAGGCGGCGCTCGAGCTGGGTGCGGTGCATCTCTTTGTGGTGCACGGATCGGACGGCCTCGATGAGATCACGCTGACCGGTCCGACCGCGGTCGCTGAGGTCCGCGACGGGCGGGTCCAACGGTATGAGCTCCACCCGGAGGAGGTCGGCCTGCGGCGGTGCGGGCGTGGGGAGCTCAGCGGCGGTGATGCGGCCGCGAACGCGGCGATGCTGCGGGAGGTTCTGGGAGGTGCGGGCGGTCCGCGGCGGGACGTGGTCTGCCTGAATGCGGCCGCCGCGATCGTCGCGGCGGGGCTGGCCGCCGATTTGCGCGAGGGGGTTCAGCGCGCTCGGGCGGCGATTGATTCGGGCGCGGCACTCGCGAAGCTGGAGGCGTTGATTGCGTTCAGCCGGGCCGCTTGACCGCCAGGTCGGATCTGACCTCGCCGGAGGCATCGGCAGAAGAAACGCGGCGGGGATGCGATGGCGACCCCAACGGGACTCGAACCCGTGTTTCCAGGATGAAAACCTGGTGTCCTGACCTCTGGACGATGGGGTCCGCCGGAGCCGCGAAAGAATACCACAGCGGCGCGGGGCGGCAACCGCCCTAGCGACCGCGCCGGCGCGCGACGGTCTGTGCGGAGGGGCAGAGGTCAGCGACGGGGCAGCGCTCGCACGCGGGCCGGCGGGCGGTGCAGCAACGACGGCCGTGAATGACCATGCAGTGCGAGAAAACGGACCACTCCGTCGGCGGGATCAGTTCCCGCAGACGGAACTCGATCCTCACCGGATCGTCATCGTCAACAAAGCCCAGCCGGCGGCTGACGCGGGCGC contains these protein-coding regions:
- the trpD gene encoding anthranilate phosphoribosyltransferase, producing MIRELIGRLAAGGRLTREEARTVMREIMAGEATPAQIAAYLTALRIRGETAEVIAGSAEAMRECFTAIRAPHDRVVDTCGTGGDGAKTFNISTAAAFVAAGAGATVAKHGNRSVSSACGSADVLAALGVNLDLSPDRVERCLAETGIAFLFAPLLHPAMKHAIGPRREIGIRTVFNILGPLSNPAGARRGVLGVYDAQLVGLLAEAALELGAVHLFVVHGSDGLDEITLTGPTAVAEVRDGRVQRYELHPEEVGLRRCGRGELSGGDAAANAAMLREVLGGAGGPRRDVVCLNAAAAIVAAGLAADLREGVQRARAAIDSGAALAKLEALIAFSRAA